The nucleotide sequence GCGCGCACGGTCGGCCCCTCCCTTGTCGTATGCCCCGCCTCGCTCGTGTACAACTGGCTCGCGGAATTCGAGCGGTTCGCGCCCGAGCTCGACGTGCGCGCCGTGGCGGGCACGAAACGCGAACGCGTGCAGTTGCGGCGCGAGGCCTTCGAGGGCGACGGGTGCGACGTGCTCGTGACCTCGTACGACCTCCTGCGCATCGATGCGGCCGCATGGGCGGAACGCGGGCTGTTCTGCTGCGTGCTCGACGAGGCGCAGTACATCAAGAACCCGGCGACCCTCACCACGCGCGCCGTCAAGCGGGTGCAGGCGCAACACCGCTTCGCGCTCACCGGCACGCCCGTGGAGAACCGCCTTAGCGAGCTCTGGAGCATCTTCGACTTCCTCATGCCGGGCCTTCTGGGACCGTACAACCGCTTCCGCGAGCGCTTCGAGCTGCCCATCGTGGGCGGCGACGAGGAGACGGCACGGCGCCTGCAGGCCGTCGCGGGGCCGTTCATGCTGCGCCGCCTGAAGACCGACGTGCTGCGCGAGCTGCCCGACAAGCTTGAATCCATCGTGTACGCGCCGCTCGAAGGCGAGCAGCTGCGCCTGTACGCCGCGCACGAGCAGCGGCTGCGCGAGGAGCTGACCGCGCAGCGCAAGAACAGGAACGACCGCAGCTTCGACCAGCGCAAGGTTGAGGTGCTCGCCGAGCTCACGAAGCTGCGACAGCTGTGCTGCGACCCTCGCCTGCTCTACGAGAACTACGAGAGGGGCGCGGCCAAGCTCGATGCCATCATGGAGCTCGTGTCCTCCGCCCGGGACGCCGGCGAGAAAACGCTCGTGTTCTCCCAGTTCACCAGCTTCCTCGACCGCATTGCGGAACGGCTCGACGCCGCGGGGGTGGGCTACTTCACCATCACGGGGGCCACGCCGAAGAAGCGCCGCCTCGCGCTGGTGAACGCCTTCAACGCCGACGACACGCCCGTGTTCCTCGTATCGCTCAAGGCGGGCGGCACCGGGCTCAACCTCACGGGCGCCTCCGTGGTCGTGCACGCCGACCCCTGGTGGAACGCCGCCGCGCAGAACCAGGCCACCGACCGCGCGCATCGCATCGGGCAGGATAAGGTGGTGAGCGTGCAGAAGGTCATCGCCAAAGGCACCATCGAGGAGCGCATCATGCGCCTCCAAGAGGCGAAGAGCGATCTGGCCGAGCAGATAGTCGGCGCAGGCGGCGTCTCGCTGGCCAGCCTCACCCGCGAGGACCTGATCGACCTCCTGCAGGGATAGCGTGGATCCAGCCGCGTCCGGACGTGACAGGGGGACGGGGATAATGTCTCACGCTCTCGAACGTCTCGCGTAGCCCTGTCGCACCGGAGAGCGTGAGACATTATCCCCGTCCCCCTGTCACGTCCCCCGGCCGGGCGGCCGCTAGAACTTCGCGAAGCGCTCGTAGCGGGCTTGCAGCAAGGCATCCGTCGGCTGCTCGGCGAGCTCGGCCAGGGCGGTGCTCACGTAGGCGCGCACCTGCTCGGCGGCGGCCTCGGGATTCTCGTGGGCGGGGGCGGGACCCTCCGAGAGCACGGCGTCCACAATGCCCATCTGGCACGCCTCCGCCGCGCTCATCTTCATGACCGCGGCCGCCTCGGGGGCGCGGGTGCGGTCCTTCCAGAGGATGGACGCGAAGCCCTCCGGCGACAGCACCGAGTACACGGCGTGCTCCTGCATGGCCACGCGATCGGCCAGGGCGAGCGCGAGCGCACCGCCGCTTCCGCCCTCGCCCACCAGCACGCTCACCACGGGCACGCGCAGGCCTGCGAGCGCCAGCAGGTTGTCGGCGATGGCGTTGCCCTGCCCGCGCTCCTCGGCCTCCATGCCGCAGAACGCGCCCTGCGTGTCAACGAGGCACACGACGGGGCGGCCGAACTTCTCGGCCTGACGCATGAGACGCAGGGACTTGCGGTACCCTTCCGGCTGCGGGCAGCCGAAGTTGCGGCGGATGCGCTCCTTCAGGTCGGCCCCCTTCTCCTGCGCTATCACCGTCACGGCCCGCCCGCCGATCCAGCCGACGCCCGCCACCACGGCCGCATCGTCGCCGAAGGAGCGGTCGCCGTGCAGCTCGATGAAGCCGTCCACCAGCGCGTCGATGTACGTGCGCGCCGTGGGCCGGTGCACGTTGCGCGCCAGCTGCACGCTCTGCCAGGCGCGGTTGCCGGAGTCGGCGGCCGCAGCGGCGGAGATGTCGGCAGATATCCCGTTCACCTCGAGCGACGCGCCGCCCTCGGCGTCGAAGCCGCCGCGAGCGAGGACCTTCCCCAGGCGCTTCGGCGACACGGCGCCGGGGGCCTTCCGCTCCAGGCGCCCCGCCAGGCCGCCCAGCAGCTGCTGGGCGCGCCGCGGGCGCCAGGGAGACGACTCGCCGAACGGCAGGCCGCCCTCGGGTTCGAGCAGGCCGTACGTCACCGTGTTGTACGTGTCGGTGCCATGCTCCAGGTTGTCGCGCACCGTCTGGAAGTCCACGAGGATGGCGCGGTCGCCCGGCTCGTGCGCGCCGCGGTTCGACCTCGCGGTGGCCAGGTGGATGGCCAGCAGGTGCGCGAGGGTCGCGCGCATCTCGGAGCGCTCCACGATGGCGTCGATCAGGCCGTGCTCGAGCGCGAACTCGGCCGTCTGGAAGCCCTCGGGCAGCTCCTGCTTGATGGTGTCCCTGATGACGCGCTGGCCCGCGAAGCCGATGAGGGCACCCGGCTCGGCCAGGATCACATCGCCCTGCATGGCGAACGACGCGGTCACGCCGCCCGTGGTTGGGTCGGTGAGCACCGAGAGGTACGGCAACCCCGCCTCGGCATGGCGTGCGAGCGCGCACGAAACCTTCGCCATCTGCATGAGCGAAACAAGGCCCTCTTGCATGCGCGCGCCGCCCGAGGCCGTGAAGATAACGACGGGCAGGCGCTCATCGGTGGCGCGTTCCACCAGCCGGCACAGCTTCTCGCCCACCACCGAGCCCATGGAGCCCATGAAGAACTGCGACTCCATGATGCCCACGGCCACGCGCAAACCCGCGATGCGGCCCTCGCCCGTGCGCACGGCTTCCTCGAGCCCCGTCTTGGCGCGCTGCGCCGCCAGCTTGCCGCCGTAGCCCGGGAAGCCCAGCGGGTCGGTCTCGGGCACGGAGCGGTTCCACTCCGCGAAGCTGCCCGCGTCGAGCGTGTCGTCGATGCGCTCGGCAGACGACATGCGGAAGTAGCCGCCGCACGACGGGCACGTGCAGTGTCCCGACGCCAGGCTCGCCTCGTCGAACGAGAGGCCGCAGCGCGGGCAGGTGCGCCACGTGCCGTCATCGAGCGGCGGCTTGTCGGTGGAGCAGAGTATCCAGCCGAGGGCCGACGCGTCCGGGCTCATCGCGCGGAACACGCGCACGCCTCGCGCGGCGGCGCGGGCAAGGAAGCTGTCCACCTCGGCCAGCGGAAGCGCCTCGTCGGAGAGCAGCACCACCGCGGCGCCGCATTCGTCCGCCGCCTGCAACACGGCATGGCCGTTGCAGAAGAGCGCGTCGGAGTAGCGCTCGCCCAAGCACACCGCACGCTGCGCCGCCTTGAGGTACCCTTCCCCGCGACGGTCCTGCGTGTACACGGCGCAGGCGCAGAAGCCCGCATCGGCCACGGCCTGCAGCAGGCGCTTGGCCGCTTTGGAGCGCGCCATCACGAGCGCTACGGGCTTGGCGGCCGGGACAGACGTACCAACCTGCGCGTCGACCGCGGCACGCACCCGCGAGCTGGCCTGGGCCTCGCCCGGGGCGACCGCCGTGTACTCGGACGCGTCGGCCGCCTCGAGCGCGTTCGGGGCGAGCGGCAGAGCGGCCGCGGCCTCCTCCACCATGCGCGACAGGCGGTAGGCGACGTCGGCCGACTCCGGCGCAGGGGCTGTCGCACCGCGCTGCGGGACGACCTCGCCGTCGCAGGAGAGCGTGATGTAGTTCTGCTTGCGTTGCCTCATCGGATGCTCCTTGCCTCTTGCCTCGGGGCGCCTGCGCCTCATGCCTGTGCTTCCGCTTTCGCCAGCACGTACTTCTGCGTGGCCGACGCGCACAGCTGGCCGTCGACGCTCGCCTCCACCTCGGCCACGCACAAACGCGACGAGGACTTCACGATGCGCCCCTTGAGGGTGAGCGTCTCGCCCGGGCTCACCTGGCGGCGGAACTTCGCGCCGTCGATGCCGGTGAGGAAGCCGATGGACCTCTCGGCGCCGCGCTCCACGAGGATGCAGAACGAGGCGGCCTGCGCGAGCGCCTCCATGATGATGACGCCCGGCAGCACGGGGTGGCCCGGAAAGTGGCCCGCGAACAGCGGGAGCGCGGGGTCGACGTCCAACTCGGCCGTCACCTCGACGCCCGGCTCGCACGCGACGACGCGGCTCACCCAGCTAAACGGTTCGCGATGCGGCAGCACCGCCTCGACGACGTCCCTCCCACAAGGATATTCGATATCCATGTTGACTCCTTCTTCAATCGACGCACACTCGGCTTCTTCTGCAACCGAACGGATGCGCTTTCCCGCAATGTCGGCAATCCCGACGAGCGCGAGGAGGACGGTGCCGCCCACCAAGCGAGTTCCGCAGCGAAGCGAGGACTGTTCGAGCGACTGGGCGGCACCGTCCTCCTCGCGCGTCCCGCAGGTCGCTAGCCGCGATACGGCGATAGCGCCAAAGAGGCGTTATGCCCCCCGAAGCCGAGGCTGTTCGACAGCGCCACCTTCTGCGGGTAGTTCGTCTTCGCCTCCGTGACGACGTTGACCGGGCACTCCGGGTCGGCCTCGGCGAAGCCGGCCGTGGGCGGCACGCAGTCGTTCATCACGGACAGGGCGCAGACGATGGCCTCGATGGCGCCGGCGGCGCCCAGCGTGTGGCCCGTCGTGCCCTTCACGGACGTCACCGGCACGGCGCGCCCGGCCTCTTCGCCGACGAGGGCCAGCAGCGCCTTGGACTCGGTGGCGTCGTTGGCGGGCGTGCCGGTGCCGTGGGCGTTCAGGTGTCCCAGGTCCTCCGGCGAGAAGCCGCCCTCCTCGAGCGCCTGGCGCATGGCGCGCACCACGCCCTCGCCGCTGGGCTCGGGGGCCGTCATGTGGTAGGCGTCGCCGGTGGAGCCGAAGCCCGTGATCTCGGCGAGCACCTCGGCGCCCCGGCCGAGCGCATGCTCGAGCGACTCGACGACCACGGCGCCCGCGCCCTCGCCCGCCACGAAGCCGGCGCGGCGCGCGTCGAACGGCAGCGAGGCCTGGGAGGGGTCGTCGGCCTTCGACAGCGCGCCGAGGTTCGAGAACCCGGCCAGGCAGATGGGCGACACGGACTCCTCCGAGCCACCGGCCAGCGCCGCGTCGATGTAGCCGTGGCGGATGTCGCGCACGGCCGCGCCGATGGAGTGCGCTCCGGTGGCGCATGCGGTCACGACGTTCAGGCACTCGCCGCGCAAGCCGTAGCGGATGGAGAGGTTGCCGGCGGCGATGTTGCCGATCATCGTGGGGATGAACAGCGGGCTCACGCGCTTCGGCCCCTTCTCGGCCAACGCGCGGAAGCCGCTCTGCAGCTCGTCGATGCCGCCGATGCCCGTGCCGAACACGCAGGCGATGCGCGTGGTGTCCTCGGCCTCGAGGTCGAGGCCCGACTGCGCCAGCGCCTCGTCGGACGCGACGATGGCGTACTGCACGAAGCGCTCGAACCGGCGCGCCTCCTTCTTCGAGATGCCGTGCTCGCACGGGTCGAAATCGCGCACCTCGGCGGCGATGTGCACGTCGAAGTCGGCCGTATCGAAGCGCGTCACCGGACCGATGCAGCACGCGCGGCCCATGACCGCGTCCCATAGCGCCCCCACGCCCACGCCGGCCGGCGATACCGCGCCCATGCCGGTGATGACCACGCGATGCGTGCCGTCTGCGCGGCGCGTGGCGCCCGTGCTCATGCTGTTCTCGCTCATAGCGACATACCTCCGTCGATGCAGATAACCTGTCCGGTGATGTAGCCGGCCTCCTCGCTCGCCAAAAAGCGCACGAGCTTCGCCACGTCCTCCGGCTCCCCGAGGCGCTTCGAGGCGATGCGGCCGAGGATGGCCTCGCGCTGCTTCTCCGACAGCGCGTCGGTCATGTCCGTGGCGATGAAGCCGGGGGCCACCGCGTTCGCCGTGACGTTGCGCGCGGCCAATTCGCGGGCGATGGACTTCGTGAGGCCGATCACGCCGGCCTTCGAGGCGGCGTAGTTCGCCTGGCCCGCGTTGCCCGCCACGCCCACGACGCTTGACAGGTTGACGATGCGCCCGTAGCGCTGCTTCATCATGCGTTGCGCCGCGGCCTTGCAGCAGTTGAACGTGCCCTTGAGGTTCACGTCGATCACCGCGTCGAAATCCTCTTCCTTCATGCGGGCCAGAAGGCCGTCGCGCGTGATCCCCGCGTTGTTCACGAGCACGTCGACGCGGCCGAACGCTTCGTGGGCGGCATCGACGAGCGCGGCGGCTTCCGCGGCGTCGGCCACGTTGGCGGCCACCGCGATGGCGCGCACGCCGCAGTCGGCCTCGAGGGCGGCGGCGAAGGCGCGGGCCTCGTCGAGGCCGCGCTCGCTCGAGCAGTTCACGCACACGTCGAAGCCCGCGCGCGCGAGCTCCTCGGCCACGGCGCGGCCGATGCCGCGGTTCGAGCCGGTGACGACCGCGCTTCGGCGCGGGGTTTCGGTTTCGTTGGTCATGGGAGAAGGGGCTCCTATTCGGAATCGGGCGCGGCCTGGGCGGCGAGGAGCGCGTCGAAGCTCGCGCGGTCCTGGACGCAGGCGCGCGTCGCGGTTTTGTCGATGCGCTTCACGAGGTTGGCCAGCACGCCGCCGAAGCCCACTTCGACGAACGTGTCGGCGCCGGCTGCTGCGAGCGCGGCCACGCTCGCGTCGAAGCGCACGGGGCTCGTGAGATGGCGCACGAGGCTCTCGCGCGCGTCGGCGGCGGACAGCGGCGCGGCGGTGACGTTGCAGATGAGGGGCACGCGCGGCTCCGAGAACTCGACGTTCTCCAGATAGGCGGCCATCCCCTCGGCAGCCGAGGCCATGAGCGGGCTGTGGAACGCGCCCGACGTGGCCAGGCGCGACGAGCGCTTCCCCGCCGCAGCCCACGCCGCCTCGGCGCGCTCGACGGCCTCCGGCGTGCCCGCCACGACGATCTGCCCCGGGCAGTTGAAGTTCGCCGGCACGAGCACGTCGCCTTCGGCGCACTCGTCGCAGAGGGCCTGCACGGCATCCTCGTCGGCCTTCAGCAGCGCGCTCATCGCGCCGGGATGCGCCGCAGCGGCCTCGGCCATGAGCTCCGAGCGCGCCTTCACGAGCGCGAACGTGGCCTCGTCGGCGAGCATGCCCGACACGGCGAGCGCGCTCACCTGGCCGAGCGAGAAGCCCAGCACCGCCGCCGGCTCAACGCCGCGCGCCATGAGCGCGCGGGCGACGGCCACCGACAGCGCGCACAGCGCCGGCTGGGCGTTGCGCGTGTCGTTGAGCTTTTCGGGTTCGGCGTTGAGCACGAGGTCGGCCACGTCGAAGCCCAGCACGTCGGAGGCGCAGGCGAACGTCGCGCGCACCTCTTCCACAGCGAAGAGATCGGCCCCCATCCCCGGTTTCTGCGAGCCCTGACCCGAGAACATGAACACAGGAGCCCCGGAAGCGATAGCGGAAACCGGTTTCGCATTCGACGTGGAGCCGGGCCGATCGGCGGCGTCCACCAAGCGAGTTCCCCCTTCGGGGACTAGCTTCGCTTCGCTTCGCGTCGCCGCACCCGTGCGAAGCGAGGACTGTCCGAGCGACTGGGCGCCGCCGATCGGCCCTCCCGCAGGTTGAAGTTCGGTCACGTTGCCCCCCC is from Gordonibacter urolithinfaciens and encodes:
- a CDS encoding acetyl-CoA carboxylase carboxyltransferase subunit alpha, with the translated sequence MRQRKQNYITLSCDGEVVPQRGATAPAPESADVAYRLSRMVEEAAAALPLAPNALEAADASEYTAVAPGEAQASSRVRAAVDAQVGTSVPAAKPVALVMARSKAAKRLLQAVADAGFCACAVYTQDRRGEGYLKAAQRAVCLGERYSDALFCNGHAVLQAADECGAAVVLLSDEALPLAEVDSFLARAAARGVRVFRAMSPDASALGWILCSTDKPPLDDGTWRTCPRCGLSFDEASLASGHCTCPSCGGYFRMSSAERIDDTLDAGSFAEWNRSVPETDPLGFPGYGGKLAAQRAKTGLEEAVRTGEGRIAGLRVAVGIMESQFFMGSMGSVVGEKLCRLVERATDERLPVVIFTASGGARMQEGLVSLMQMAKVSCALARHAEAGLPYLSVLTDPTTGGVTASFAMQGDVILAEPGALIGFAGQRVIRDTIKQELPEGFQTAEFALEHGLIDAIVERSEMRATLAHLLAIHLATARSNRGAHEPGDRAILVDFQTVRDNLEHGTDTYNTVTYGLLEPEGGLPFGESSPWRPRRAQQLLGGLAGRLERKAPGAVSPKRLGKVLARGGFDAEGGASLEVNGISADISAAAAADSGNRAWQSVQLARNVHRPTARTYIDALVDGFIELHGDRSFGDDAAVVAGVGWIGGRAVTVIAQEKGADLKERIRRNFGCPQPEGYRKSLRLMRQAEKFGRPVVCLVDTQGAFCGMEAEERGQGNAIADNLLALAGLRVPVVSVLVGEGGSGGALALALADRVAMQEHAVYSVLSPEGFASILWKDRTRAPEAAAVMKMSAAEACQMGIVDAVLSEGPAPAHENPEAAAEQVRAYVSTALAELAEQPTDALLQARYERFAKF
- the fabZ gene encoding 3-hydroxyacyl-ACP dehydratase FabZ, whose product is MDIEYPCGRDVVEAVLPHREPFSWVSRVVACEPGVEVTAELDVDPALPLFAGHFPGHPVLPGVIIMEALAQAASFCILVERGAERSIGFLTGIDGAKFRRQVSPGETLTLKGRIVKSSSRLCVAEVEASVDGQLCASATQKYVLAKAEAQA
- the fabF gene encoding beta-ketoacyl-ACP synthase II, whose amino-acid sequence is MSENSMSTGATRRADGTHRVVITGMGAVSPAGVGVGALWDAVMGRACCIGPVTRFDTADFDVHIAAEVRDFDPCEHGISKKEARRFERFVQYAIVASDEALAQSGLDLEAEDTTRIACVFGTGIGGIDELQSGFRALAEKGPKRVSPLFIPTMIGNIAAGNLSIRYGLRGECLNVVTACATGAHSIGAAVRDIRHGYIDAALAGGSEESVSPICLAGFSNLGALSKADDPSQASLPFDARRAGFVAGEGAGAVVVESLEHALGRGAEVLAEITGFGSTGDAYHMTAPEPSGEGVVRAMRQALEEGGFSPEDLGHLNAHGTGTPANDATESKALLALVGEEAGRAVPVTSVKGTTGHTLGAAGAIEAIVCALSVMNDCVPPTAGFAEADPECPVNVVTEAKTNYPQKVALSNSLGFGGHNASLALSPYRG
- the fabG gene encoding 3-oxoacyl-[acyl-carrier-protein] reductase translates to MTNETETPRRSAVVTGSNRGIGRAVAEELARAGFDVCVNCSSERGLDEARAFAAALEADCGVRAIAVAANVADAAEAAALVDAAHEAFGRVDVLVNNAGITRDGLLARMKEEDFDAVIDVNLKGTFNCCKAAAQRMMKQRYGRIVNLSSVVGVAGNAGQANYAASKAGVIGLTKSIARELAARNVTANAVAPGFIATDMTDALSEKQREAILGRIASKRLGEPEDVAKLVRFLASEEAGYITGQVICIDGGMSL
- the fabD gene encoding ACP S-malonyltransferase; translated protein: MFSGQGSQKPGMGADLFAVEEVRATFACASDVLGFDVADLVLNAEPEKLNDTRNAQPALCALSVAVARALMARGVEPAAVLGFSLGQVSALAVSGMLADEATFALVKARSELMAEAAAAHPGAMSALLKADEDAVQALCDECAEGDVLVPANFNCPGQIVVAGTPEAVERAEAAWAAAGKRSSRLATSGAFHSPLMASAAEGMAAYLENVEFSEPRVPLICNVTAAPLSAADARESLVRHLTSPVRFDASVAALAAAGADTFVEVGFGGVLANLVKRIDKTATRACVQDRASFDALLAAQAAPDSE